Below is a window of Williamwhitmania sp. DNA.
TGACGGCTAGATTTGTAAAAGAATAGCCTAAAGTAATTTCATAGTAATTTTCAAGTAAAGCCCGACTCGGTCGTCGGGCTTTACTTTTTTGGGGTTATCGGAATAAAAAATGGCAATAAAAGTTGGATTTTATAAATATTCTCACAAACTTACCATCCTACTAACAAACTTTAAATTACTGGAGAACAAAGGAACTCATCACCAAAATTTTAGAGTTAAAACTCTCCAAAGGCAGTTTACTACTGCTACCTATTAACCAAATAGTTACCCGGCCGCGAGGTCGGGTTTTTAATTACTATCTATTCCCTTCATAATGCTGCCATAATGGCGTAGAATCAAAGGCAACCATTCTGCTTTCATAATCACAAATCGTTGTTTACTTGATTACTACATTTAATCCTTCAGTCCAATGGCAGATGGAACAATTATTGCAATGGCTAGCTACATCATATATAAAAACTTAAATATCTTATATGGAAATTAAGATAACCCTTGAGAATGGGAAGAAAGTAAATGCCCAAGTTGGTGACCAGCTTATTAAAACAGACCAATCGCCCAAATCAGGCGGAGAAGGGAGCGCTCCAGAGCCATTTGCTCTTTTTCTAGCATCTATTGGTACATGTGCCGGCATATATGTAAAGTTCTTCTGCGACCAAAGAGGCATTCCTACCGATAACATTTACCTTACACAAAAACTTGACTTTAACCCCACAAGCCACCTCTACGAAAAAATAGTCCTGGACATAAATTTGCCAGCCAACTTTCCTGAAAAATATCTGGAAGCTGTAAAAAAAGCTGCCGATCAGTGTGCCGTTAAGCGACACTTACTAAATCCACCCAAGATTGAGGTGAATACTGTGGTTTCAAAATAGATGATAATGAATGAGGACGGCTCAAATGAATCGTCCTCTTTTTTGGATAAACCATTGGAAAAATGCTCATGCAAGGAATAAAGAAGAGTTCACTGTAAGGCTATTTTTTGTGACCATCAACTTTTTTTAGAATTTCATCTAAAAAGTCGGTTTGTATCGATTGGATTTCCAATAATCGTTGGGTTTGGTGATTAATGAGATGTTCTATTTTCTCATTAATGATACGAATCTCCAGCTCTGATTTCAGGTTGACCTTATAGTCGTATTCCGACCTCTTCCTATCCTTATCTTCCTTTCGGTTTTGGCTCATCATAATGATTGGTGCCTGAATAGCTGCCAAGCTGGAAAGAATAAGGTTGAGCAAAATGAATGGGTAAGGGTCGAAGGGTTTGGAGACCAGAATAACCACATTGATGGCCATCCACGTAAAGAGGAAAATGAAAAAAGCGATGATAAATGTCCAGCTGCCCCCAAAATCGGCAATCTTATCGGCAACCCGCTCACCATACGTTTGCTGTTCTTCAATAGTTTCGCTAATATTTTCTGACAAGATGGTATTTTGTGCAATGCTATCAATAACCTCCTTCTCCATGGCAGAAATATCACCTAACTCATCGAGCACCAGCTGCTCTAGGTGACGTTTTCTAAAGCTACTTAGCTCGGAGGAAGAGATAAAAGATTTCTCAGTGAACATTGGATTATCTTGCTGAATTAGAGCTAATACACTCTTACGGATTTGGTCACCACGATAAACCTCATGGGCTGGGAACTCTTTTCCTGAAATGTCGGATCGCTGCAATTTCATTGGTAACAGTTTTTGGAATTAAGGCAAAAAGATAGGACATTTTTTAATTCAACCTAGGGAGAAATAATCTTAACATGGCTGCA
It encodes the following:
- a CDS encoding DUF1003 domain-containing protein; the protein is MKLQRSDISGKEFPAHEVYRGDQIRKSVLALIQQDNPMFTEKSFISSSELSSFRKRHLEQLVLDELGDISAMEKEVIDSIAQNTILSENISETIEEQQTYGERVADKIADFGGSWTFIIAFFIFLFTWMAINVVILVSKPFDPYPFILLNLILSSLAAIQAPIIMMSQNRKEDKDRKRSEYDYKVNLKSELEIRIINEKIEHLINHQTQRLLEIQSIQTDFLDEILKKVDGHKK
- a CDS encoding OsmC family protein; the protein is MEIKITLENGKKVNAQVGDQLIKTDQSPKSGGEGSAPEPFALFLASIGTCAGIYVKFFCDQRGIPTDNIYLTQKLDFNPTSHLYEKIVLDINLPANFPEKYLEAVKKAADQCAVKRHLLNPPKIEVNTVVSK